In the Periophthalmus magnuspinnatus isolate fPerMag1 chromosome 11, fPerMag1.2.pri, whole genome shotgun sequence genome, CTCGTTATTCGTTTTGGTCACGACTGGGACCCCACGTGCATGAAGATGGATGAAGTACTTTACAGCATCGCCGAAAAGGTAACGTTATAAGGAGACATATTTACACGTggtttcatgtatttattatcaGGATTTTCATCTCTCTTGTCTGAACTCTTGTTTGTCATGCGCTGTTACTTGAATAATTCACACTGCCAACAACCAGAGactgtttgtatatttttcatacagtctatgattacaacatttcttaaataaataaaatcaaaacaaaaaaacaggtggTTAGTGATTATTAGCATCATAGGGTATGTCTAGCCATTGTAGCCGTAGCATTAGCAGCTGGTGTGCTCACTGGCGACACCCTCTGGTAACATGACACGACACTCTTTAAATTCTTTGCATTTCCTTCAGTTTCAGAAATTTAGAGTATTTTTATGATCCGTTTAATACAGTTTACGAATACCTTTTGTTTATAAGTTTCTATGGTCTATATATTACAGCTCAGTTTTGCCGTGACCTTGCAAACCTAACCCAAAATCCTAAATTTACATGTTCCTAAAGCTAATCCCGATCCTAACTTTAAACTTAACCTGAGtgtgaaaatatattttgacaaaactgtacatttgCAAGAGTAACCACTAAAACAAAGTGGCTGTTGTGTGAAGGAAATGGTgccaaagtaaaataaaaacttgtgtTTTTGGTACAATTTGAGGTCTAAATTCGCTTTGTTTTGTCAGTAAGGTCTTTTTTTTAGACCTGGCAGCTCGGGTGAATAGGAAAacactgtttaaatgtgtgttgtcATGGTTGCAAAGGAACATTAAGTCCCGCACCCGGATGAAATGCCGAGCTTTTAAGGAGTTCTATGGTAATATAGATCTGCTCATGTCAATCACAAGTTTCATTCAAATTCAGTCACTTGTTTGATGTAGGATATTTGTGATGTTACGTAGCAGCAGTCTGATCAATAACGTTTTACTGGAAAACAGAATACTCTAAAAGGTTACTTGCTAATATGAAATTGCgcttccttttttgttttttacaggtgAAGAACTTTGCAGTCATCTACCTGGTCGACATCACAGAAGTACCAGATTTTAACAAGATGTACGAGTTGTATGATCCCTGCACTGTGATGTTCTTTTTCAGGTAATGCATTTTCAAAtctattgttttatatatacgCTGCTTTATGTAACAGTTATTTAATTTATAATCATTGTATTTGTTGCAGGAACAAGCACATCATGATAGATCTGGGAACtggaaacaacaataaaatcaacTGGACAATGGAGGACAAGCAAGAGATGATAGATATTGTAGAAACCGTTTACAGAGGAGCGAGAAAAGGAAGAGGTCTCGTGGTTTCTCCTAAAGACTATTCTACAAAATACagatattgatttttatttttttgttactgGTCTGTGTAATGTTTGGATATGTatgcttttttatttgaaagacACCAGAAGATGATGCCAGTAAAATGGACAATTTACAACTATGTTATGTTTAAAATTAGGTCTTTAAAGTGTGTGTTCCCTGCCCTCTGTTCATATGCAGCTCCCATTTCACAATAAATGTTTGATGATAtgtttaatttgagctttggtCTAGTATAATTTTTCATACCTGtccaagaaggaaaaaaaaaacactatacaCTTTAAG is a window encoding:
- the txnl4a gene encoding thioredoxin-like protein 4A, which encodes MSYMLPHLHNGWQVDQAILSEEDRVLVIRFGHDWDPTCMKMDEVLYSIAEKVKNFAVIYLVDITEVPDFNKMYELYDPCTVMFFFRNKHIMIDLGTGNNNKINWTMEDKQEMIDIVETVYRGARKGRGLVVSPKDYSTKYRY